CACGGCGCCCTCCTCCAGGGGAGGCGTTTGCCGCGCCGTCTGCCATGCATCGGGAGGGGTGCTGCTGCGCTCGTCGCTCACACGGTCCCTCGTCGTCCGGTTTTCCCTCTGGGAACCACCCGCTCACCAGAGCGGAGGTGGCGCAATTTTGTTGTTGCGTACCAGAGGGAAGCTAAGCATTTTTGTGCCCACCAGAGAGATGCATCGCCACAGCTCTCACTCACCCAACCAGGAGATGTACATGGCGACGAGGAAAGCCGCGAAGAAGGCGGCGAAGAAGACCGCCAAGCGGCCGGCCAAGAAGACGGCTAAGAAGGCAGCGAAGAAGACCGCCAAGCGCGGTGCTGCCAAGACCGCAAAGCGCGGCGCAGCGAAGAAGACGACGCGTCGCAGTGCAGCGAAGAAGTCGACGGCCCGTCGTGGCGCAGCAAAGAAGACTGCGCGCAAGGCGGCCAAGAAGTCGACCGCGAAGAAGAGCGCTCGCAAGGCGACGAAGAAGTCTGCTGCCAAGAAGAGCGGTCGGAAGCGCGCACCGAACCCGGCGTTCATGAAGCCGATGACGCCGAGCTCGGAGCTGGCCGCAGTGGTTGGTGACTCGCCCATGCCGCGGACCGAGGTCACGAAGAAGGTCTGGGCGTACATCAAGCGCAACGGGCTGCAGGATGCCCGCGAGCGTCGGATGATCAACGCCGACGACAAGCTGAAGAAGGTCTTCGGCGGCAAGAACAAGGTCTCGATGTTCGAGATGACCGCGCTCGTCAACAAGCATCTCAAGTAGACAGCTGCTTGTGCCGTTGCAGGAAGGGCGTGTCCGCACGGGCACGCCCTTTCTTCATTCGACCGTGCGTGGCACGGGTCGTGACGTTCACCGGTAGCGGGCAGCCTCGACCGGCTGTCGGTTCACCGGCAACACGATGTCGATCTGAGGATCCGGGAGATGACCAGGCAGGAAGCGTTCATTGCACGCGTCGGCGCGGACCGTATCGAACGGGACGTGCGACTGGCGCCATACACCACGTTCCGCATCGGCGGGACCGCGGACCTGTTCTACCGCGCACAGACCGCTGACGAGCTGGCCACTGCAGTGCTGGCCGCACGCGAGCTGGAGCTGCCGCATTTTCTGCTCGGCACCGGCGCGAACATCCTCGTGGGCGATCGCGGCTTTCGTGGTGTCGTGATCCGCAACGAAGTCAGCGGGATCGATTTCATCGACGACGTGCGCGTTCGTGCGGGCGCCGGTGTGCACACGTTTCCCGACCTGATCGTAGCGACCGTCGCGCGCGGGCTCGGCGGGCTGCAGCACTACGTCGGCATCCCCAGCACGGTCGGCGGTGCTCTCTGGCAGAACCTGCACTTCCTCTCACCGCCACCTGAGCGAGAGCGCACCTGCTTCATCGAGGAGGTGCTCGAGTCGGCGGAGATCCTGACGGAGGAGGGGGAGCGGCGCACGGTCGACAACGCGTATTTCCGCTTCGGCTACGACTACAGCATCCTGCACGACCGCAGGGACATCGTGCTGAGCGCGACATTCCGCCTGGAGCCGGCCGATCCGGAGCAGCTGCGCTGGAACATGCGGGAGAACCTGCAGTGGCGCGACGACCGCCACCCCGACCTGTGGCTCTACCCGAGCGCGGGGTCGATCTTCCAGAAGATCGAGGGTGTGGGGGCGGGACGCCTGATCGACCAGGTCGGGCTCAAGGGGCGCGTGCTCGGCAATGCCGGCATCTTCCACAAGCACGCAAACATCATCGTCAACTTCGGCGGTGCGACTGCCGCCGAGGTGCGGGGTCTCATCGACCTCGCCCGGACGACAGTCGCACGTGAGCTCGGCTACGAGCTTCGTACCGAAATCGGGTTCATCGGCGAATTCTGAAGCGTTACACCGTCGTGGAACGGGCCGCGAACTTCCGGTACAGCCAGAGCACCAGCAGTGCGCCCAGGATCGAGCCGATGATGCCGGTCGGACCGAAGCCCCGCTCGCCCGAGAACAGGCCGAGGATGAAGCCGCCGACGATCGAGCCGATGATACCGATGATGATGGTGACGATGATGCCGCCGGGGTCCTTGCCGGGCATGATGAGCTTGGCGATCGCTCCCGCAATCAGGCCGATCAGAATCATCCACAGGATGCTCATGGGACTCCCTTTCCGAGCAGGTTGAACTGACTTACGCCGTTCGGGCGCCAGTGGAATGCAAACGGGGTGCCCGGCATGGAGAACGGCCGCCCGCGCTCGATGCGCGAGCGGCCGTTGTCGTTCGTGCGCCGCGGTTTAGACCTGTTCGGGCCGTTCGCGGAACGACCTGACGATTCGCATCACGATCCAGCCGATCAGGAGGATCGGCAGGACCTTGAAGAACAGGAAGCCGAACAGCGCGGCAACGAACCCGAACACTCCGAACAGCAGCTTGACGGTGATCAGTCCGATCACGGCAAGCACGCCGCCGGTCAACAGCCTGGAACCCATGGACCCCCTCCGGTCGAGTGTGCTCAGGTCCCTACGGCCGGGCATGCTCCCCGGATTCACCGGGTGCAGGGCGCTGGCCCCGAGGCGCTCCATCGGGTACGTTCGCGCCCCTGCGTCGGCGCCTGCATGCCGACCAGCCGCCGACGGGCGGTTGCGTCAGCAATTGGCGCGCAGGCGCACCTTGCGGCGCCGGGCACATGGTTCCGGGCGACGCGTGGAGCCGCACCAGGATTCCGACCGGAGGTCTCGTTTGCGCAGTGTCCGCCTGATCCTGCCCGCTCTCGTGCTGCCCGCTCTCGTGCTGCTGAATGCCTGCACGGCACTCCAGCGGCTGACCGGTGGTGGCGCACCTCCCGAGACAGGGCAGTACACCATCCAGCGCGACGCGTGGGGCGTGCCGCACATCCACGGGGCCACCGACGCCGCAGTGGCGTTCGGTCTCGGGTACGCGCAGGCAGAAGACGACTTCCGCCAGCTGGAGGAAGACGTCATGCATGCGATCGGCCGTGCGGCCAACCTGTACGGCGACGCGGCGCTGATGAACGACCTGGTCGTGGCCGCGTTCGAGATCCCGCGCCTCGCGCGCGCGGAGTACGCCCGTGAGCCGGAAGAGCGGCGTCGCGTGTGGGATGCATTCGTCGCGGGCATCAACCACTACCTGGCGACCCATCCGGACGTGCGGCCGCGCCTGATCGGCAGGTTCGAGCCCTGGCACCTGTTCGCTCTTGCGCGCGCGGTCCCCGTGGGCACGACCATCGACGGCGTCACGCTCGGAAACATCGACGCGGGTGCGCCTGTTCTCCCCGGCGCAGCAACAACGCTGGCGCGCTACGACACGACGTCCCAGGATCCCACAGCAGGCGGCAGCAACGCCTCGATTGCGCTGGCAATCGCGCCTGCAGCGACGCGCAACGGCCAGGCTCTGCTGCTGCACAGCCTCGACCGCTCATTCAACAACCCGGGCAGGCCCTACGAGGCCCACCTCCGCAGCGAGGAGGGCTGGCAGGTGAGCGGGTATGCGACGCTGGGCACGCCGGTGATCCGCGCCGGACACACCCGGCACCACGCCTGGGCGCATACCGAGAGCGCGAGCGACACACGCGACGCGTGGCTGCTTCGGTTCGATCATCCGACCGACTCGCTCGCCTGGCGCTGGAATGGGGAGTGGCGCCAGGCCGAGCTCTTCACCGACACGATTGCCGTGAACACCACGACGGGCGTGGTGCGCCGGCCGTACACGTTCCTGCGCACGGAGTACGGACCCGTGGTCGCGCGCGTCGACGGGAGCAGCGCGGTCGCGGTGCAGATCGCACGGATGCAGGAGGGCGGCGCACTGCAGCAGTGGTATGCCATGAACCGTGCGACGTCGCTGGAGGAGTTCCGTGGCGCACTCGCGCATACCGCGCTGGTCGGGCTCAATACGCTGTATGCCGACGCGTCAGGCAGCATCTACTACGTGCACGGCAGCGCGGTGCCGCGCCGTCACGAGGGGGTCGATCCATCGAACGCGCTGGACGGCAGCAGTGCGGCGAGCGCATGGGACGGCTATCACAGACTCGAGGAGCTGCCGGAACTGCTCAACCCCGCGAGCGGCTGGATTCAGAGTGCGGGTGGCACACCTTTCCTCGCGACAGCCGCGGGATACAACGTGGATCGTGATCGGTACCGCCCGTACCTGGCACCCGAAGGCGACGCGCCGCGCGCGCTCCGCGCACGCCGAATTCTTTCCGGCAATGACGCCTGGACCCTGGAAGAGCTCGAAGCTGTCGCGTTCGATGTCGAGGTCGCGACCGCGGAGACAGCGATCCGGCGCCTGGTCGACGAGTACGAACAGCGAGGCGCAGTGGACCCGTGGGGCGTACTGCCCCTGGATGACGTGATGCATCGGCTGCGTGAATGGGACAGGCAGGGGCGAATCGACTCACCGGAGATGACCTGGTTCGTCACCTGGCAGGAGCGACTGCGCAGTGAGACGGCCCGGCAGGATCGAGAGTGGCCGCTCACGGACGCACTGCTCTGGGCACTGGAGCGCATCGAGCGACGCTGGGGCGACACGGCCGTCCCCTGGGGCACGCTCAACCGTCTCGCGCGCCCCGGCGCCCCGCGACCGGACAGCGCTGCGGTGGCATTGCCTGGGGGACCGGCGTGGACGGGCTCACTGTTCGGAGCCGCACCGGGTGCGCCGGGCTATGGGGACCTGCGCACCCTGGCGTCCGGTATCGCATGGAGCAGCGTCGTCGAGCTGGGCCCGCCGGCGCACTCGCGCAGTGTGGTGATCTTCGGGCAGAGCGGACAACCGGACTCGCCCCACGTTTTCGACCAGGCCAGCCTGCTGGCGGAGGGCAGGATGAAGCCCGCGGCGGATTCGACGGCCTGGTAGGGCCGCCGGGTCCGCTGCGAGGAGTGGTCAGTCCAGCACGAACGTGCTGTGCACCGTGACGGTGATCTGCTTCTGTCGCGTGCCCGTGTTGTACATGCCGTATGCGGACACCTCGTTCGCATACGGCTCGTTGATCTGGAAGACTCCGGCCCGCGCGCTCACGATCGAGCCGACCTCCCGTTCGGCACTGCCCGCGATCTCGCTGGCACGGCGATGGGCGTCTCTGGTTGCGGCGGCGAGCAGGTCGTGCTTCAGCGAGTCCAGCCCGGAGTAGAAGTACTCGAGCTGTGAGCCCTGCATGACGACGCCGTCCCCGAGCAGCGTGCCCGGGTCCATGGCCCACCTCTCCACACCATCCACGTCCGAAGAGATCACGACGATTCCCTGGATGACCTGGTAGGAGTTGATGGTTCCGGTCTGGTTGTAGATCGGGTTCGCACTGACCGGTTGTGTGCTGACGGCACTGTCCGGAATGCCGGCGCCACTCAGCTGCGCACGCACACGCTCGACATCGCCTCGCAGCTGCGCGTACCCGCTCGGCAGCACCGCCGCGTCCACCGTGCGTGCCAGCGTGATCTGCCACTTGATGACGTCGGAGGTGAACCGCTCGCTGGCAGCGCCGACGACCTGGACGGTGTCGCGGCTCGCACGGGAGCTGTGGAAGAAGGCGCCGAAGATCGTCGCCGCCAGCACCGCGCCGAGTGCGAGGATCGCTGCCGGGAGGAGGCGGGCGCTGCCGTTCTGGTTCGTCATGGAGAGGTGCTCGTTGAAATGGATCGCCACGAACGTGCGTGACGTGAAGTGCTACTGCGCCCGCGTCGCGTTCGTTCCGACCTGGCTTCCGGCCTGCTGACGCACCTGCTGATCGGCGCGAAAC
The DNA window shown above is from Longimicrobiales bacterium and carries:
- a CDS encoding SWIB/MDM2 domain-containing protein, giving the protein MATRKAAKKAAKKTAKRPAKKTAKKAAKKTAKRGAAKTAKRGAAKKTTRRSAAKKSTARRGAAKKTARKAAKKSTAKKSARKATKKSAAKKSGRKRAPNPAFMKPMTPSSELAAVVGDSPMPRTEVTKKVWAYIKRNGLQDARERRMINADDKLKKVFGGKNKVSMFEMTALVNKHLK
- the murB gene encoding UDP-N-acetylmuramate dehydrogenase, giving the protein MTRQEAFIARVGADRIERDVRLAPYTTFRIGGTADLFYRAQTADELATAVLAARELELPHFLLGTGANILVGDRGFRGVVIRNEVSGIDFIDDVRVRAGAGVHTFPDLIVATVARGLGGLQHYVGIPSTVGGALWQNLHFLSPPPERERTCFIEEVLESAEILTEEGERRTVDNAYFRFGYDYSILHDRRDIVLSATFRLEPADPEQLRWNMRENLQWRDDRHPDLWLYPSAGSIFQKIEGVGAGRLIDQVGLKGRVLGNAGIFHKHANIIVNFGGATAAEVRGLIDLARTTVARELGYELRTEIGFIGEF
- a CDS encoding GlsB/YeaQ/YmgE family stress response membrane protein, with product MSILWMILIGLIAGAIAKLIMPGKDPGGIIVTIIIGIIGSIVGGFILGLFSGERGFGPTGIIGSILGALLVLWLYRKFAARSTTV
- a CDS encoding penicillin acylase family protein, yielding MRSVRLILPALVLPALVLLNACTALQRLTGGGAPPETGQYTIQRDAWGVPHIHGATDAAVAFGLGYAQAEDDFRQLEEDVMHAIGRAANLYGDAALMNDLVVAAFEIPRLARAEYAREPEERRRVWDAFVAGINHYLATHPDVRPRLIGRFEPWHLFALARAVPVGTTIDGVTLGNIDAGAPVLPGAATTLARYDTTSQDPTAGGSNASIALAIAPAATRNGQALLLHSLDRSFNNPGRPYEAHLRSEEGWQVSGYATLGTPVIRAGHTRHHAWAHTESASDTRDAWLLRFDHPTDSLAWRWNGEWRQAELFTDTIAVNTTTGVVRRPYTFLRTEYGPVVARVDGSSAVAVQIARMQEGGALQQWYAMNRATSLEEFRGALAHTALVGLNTLYADASGSIYYVHGSAVPRRHEGVDPSNALDGSSAASAWDGYHRLEELPELLNPASGWIQSAGGTPFLATAAGYNVDRDRYRPYLAPEGDAPRALRARRILSGNDAWTLEELEAVAFDVEVATAETAIRRLVDEYEQRGAVDPWGVLPLDDVMHRLREWDRQGRIDSPEMTWFVTWQERLRSETARQDREWPLTDALLWALERIERRWGDTAVPWGTLNRLARPGAPRPDSAAVALPGGPAWTGSLFGAAPGAPGYGDLRTLASGIAWSSVVELGPPAHSRSVVIFGQSGQPDSPHVFDQASLLAEGRMKPAADSTAW
- a CDS encoding SIMPL domain-containing protein (The SIMPL domain is named for its presence in mouse protein SIMPL (signalling molecule that associates with mouse pelle-like kinase). Bacterial member BP26, from Brucella, was shown to assemble into a channel-like structure, while YggE from E. coli has been associated with resistance to oxidative stress.), whose amino-acid sequence is MAIHFNEHLSMTNQNGSARLLPAAILALGAVLAATIFGAFFHSSRASRDTVQVVGAASERFTSDVIKWQITLARTVDAAVLPSGYAQLRGDVERVRAQLSGAGIPDSAVSTQPVSANPIYNQTGTINSYQVIQGIVVISSDVDGVERWAMDPGTLLGDGVVMQGSQLEYFYSGLDSLKHDLLAAATRDAHRRASEIAGSAEREVGSIVSARAGVFQINEPYANEVSAYGMYNTGTRQKQITVTVHSTFVLD